A genomic window from Sulfurospirillum diekertiae includes:
- a CDS encoding radical SAM protein: protein MFTQIEITTVCNAKCFYCPQDTLPHSHMSEECFNQIVQSEKKPTLLLLQGTGEPLMHPSFWKMVIFAKEREHRIGIITNGSIDIDPKHLFLLDTIGFSLDTLDEALAKRSGRTSPSQTLKHLLACHSLTPKKIKLYAVNYGQNLEPLIAFAKEQNIPLAIQQIQPKKSYQAHYTTEPLPYTTYQCTYLENKKMHYYFVDGTKAPCCFMIDATKVLPIKQIRQHLEQKNVPPCCTQCGELTGIKRLYI from the coding sequence ATGTTCACTCAAATAGAAATAACAACGGTATGTAACGCAAAATGTTTTTACTGTCCTCAAGATACACTACCTCATAGCCATATGTCAGAGGAGTGTTTTAATCAGATTGTCCAATCCGAAAAAAAGCCTACCTTGCTCTTGCTTCAAGGTACAGGGGAACCACTGATGCATCCTTCTTTTTGGAAAATGGTTATCTTTGCTAAAGAGAGAGAGCACCGTATCGGTATTATCACTAACGGTAGTATAGACATAGACCCTAAGCATCTTTTCTTATTAGATACTATCGGCTTTTCTCTGGATACCCTAGATGAAGCCCTTGCCAAACGAAGTGGCAGAACCTCTCCCTCTCAAACCCTTAAACATCTTTTAGCGTGCCATAGCTTAACCCCTAAAAAGATTAAACTTTATGCCGTAAATTATGGGCAAAATCTAGAACCTCTTATAGCTTTTGCGAAAGAGCAGAATATTCCTCTTGCTATTCAACAGATACAACCTAAAAAGAGTTATCAAGCACATTACACCACAGAACCTTTACCTTATACAACCTACCAATGTACCTACTTAGAAAATAAAAAGATGCATTACTATTTTGTAGATGGAACCAAAGCTCCTTGTTGCTTTATGATTGATGCTACAAAAGTTTTACCAATTAAACAGATACGGCAACACCTAGAACAAAAGAATGTTCCCCCATGTTGCACACAATGTGGAGAGTTGACAGGGATAAAACGGCTTTATATATAA
- a CDS encoding TonB-dependent receptor plug domain-containing protein: MKNLKGFRGKYFSLAAILALNATLSLASDVQSVVDTEKQLYTPKAEASSETTDVLEESSAPVVVISKKIKEKKSEVYTASKSLVSATNVTDNVSIITSEELSLKGITTVVDALNTIPGVSFASNGGLGKSTAVMMQGMSNQYTLVMVDGVRYNDPSALLGDADLSHLLVGDIERIEVIKGAQSGVWGADAAAGVINIITKNPQVGTHGTAGVEFGSYGRRSANTSISHKTDTFDVMLSVQRVTEDGFTTYAPRGENIDQYENDGYRNTTVNLKARYWIDAYNRIEAGYHDINSLSSYDDFGFPNSSQHSDAHIQSGYLTYKYFTSNHAIETTLSQSSFHRKELNASYTGDLNDYQGKVPSIELKDTWKYYDNSALVFGTSYEKRELTYTAIGDSEKAHNEHSKALYMNNTNKVGNVILTEALRYDSFSAFDDKVTGKIGAKYLFSDQFNIYTNYGTAYKSPSMFEMIYPWASYGISNFDLKPENIKSFNIGLQYAGFNMNIFRNEIEDMIDAQYDASTYKYQYVNLNGTSVMKGIELSYEQQLLQSLLMGANYTYVDAKGEDGERLKKRPRYQSSLYATYMPTNKLTFNVNGTYIGSRADVSFDPITYAQKDEETGNYFVASAKASYQIDKTWNVYLKANNLFDRYYQTVYGYASAGRSVYAGAEARF, translated from the coding sequence ATGAAAAATCTGAAAGGATTTAGAGGAAAGTATTTTAGTCTTGCGGCAATACTTGCTTTAAATGCTACACTCTCTTTGGCAAGTGATGTTCAAAGTGTTGTAGATACTGAAAAGCAACTGTATACGCCAAAAGCGGAAGCCTCCTCTGAAACAACAGACGTGCTTGAAGAAAGTAGCGCACCTGTTGTAGTGATCTCAAAGAAGATCAAAGAGAAAAAGTCTGAAGTTTACACCGCTTCCAAATCATTGGTAAGTGCTACCAATGTAACCGATAATGTCAGCATTATCACCTCTGAAGAACTCTCCCTCAAAGGTATTACGACTGTTGTTGACGCACTCAATACCATTCCAGGTGTCAGCTTTGCCTCCAATGGTGGCCTTGGTAAATCAACCGCTGTTATGATGCAAGGGATGTCCAATCAATATACGCTCGTGATGGTTGATGGTGTACGCTACAACGATCCTAGTGCACTTTTAGGTGATGCCGATTTGAGCCATTTATTGGTCGGTGATATTGAACGTATCGAAGTGATTAAAGGTGCGCAAAGTGGTGTTTGGGGCGCTGATGCCGCTGCTGGTGTGATTAATATTATTACTAAAAATCCACAAGTCGGAACCCATGGAACTGCGGGTGTGGAGTTTGGAAGTTACGGTCGAAGAAGTGCCAACACGTCGATTTCTCATAAAACGGATACATTTGATGTCATGCTCTCTGTGCAACGTGTCACTGAAGATGGCTTTACGACGTATGCGCCTAGAGGCGAAAATATAGATCAATATGAAAACGATGGTTATCGCAATACCACAGTGAATCTCAAGGCGAGATATTGGATCGATGCGTATAATCGCATTGAGGCGGGATACCACGATATTAATTCACTCAGTAGCTACGATGATTTTGGTTTTCCCAATAGTTCTCAGCACAGTGATGCGCATATCCAATCTGGCTATTTAACGTATAAATATTTTACATCCAATCATGCCATTGAAACAACACTCTCCCAAAGCTCCTTTCATAGAAAAGAGCTCAATGCTTCCTATACAGGCGACTTAAACGATTATCAAGGAAAAGTACCCTCTATTGAACTTAAAGATACATGGAAATACTATGACAATAGCGCTTTAGTGTTTGGAACTTCTTATGAAAAGCGAGAGTTGACCTATACCGCGATTGGCGATAGTGAAAAAGCACATAATGAACACTCCAAAGCACTGTATATGAACAACACCAACAAAGTTGGTAACGTCATCCTCACCGAAGCCTTACGTTACGATAGCTTTAGTGCGTTTGATGACAAAGTTACGGGCAAAATCGGTGCAAAATATCTCTTTAGCGATCAATTTAATATCTATACAAATTATGGTACCGCCTATAAATCCCCTTCGATGTTTGAAATGATTTATCCTTGGGCAAGTTATGGTATTAGTAATTTTGATCTCAAACCGGAAAACATTAAAAGCTTTAACATCGGTCTGCAATATGCAGGATTCAATATGAATATTTTTAGAAACGAAATTGAAGATATGATTGATGCACAGTATGATGCATCAACGTATAAATACCAATATGTGAATCTCAATGGAACATCGGTTATGAAAGGAATCGAGTTATCGTATGAACAACAACTCCTTCAATCATTACTCATGGGCGCAAATTATACCTATGTCGATGCCAAAGGTGAAGATGGTGAGAGACTTAAAAAACGTCCTCGTTATCAAAGTAGTTTGTATGCAACGTATATGCCAACCAATAAATTGACCTTTAATGTGAATGGTACTTATATTGGTTCGCGAGCTGATGTCTCATTTGACCCAATAACGTACGCTCAAAAAGATGAAGAAACCGGTAATTATTTTGTAGCAAGTGCCAAAGCGAGCTATCAGATTGATAAAACATGGAATGTTTATCTCAAAGCCAATAACCTCTTTGATCGTTATTATCAAACGGTTTACGGGTATGCCTCTGCCGGGCGTAGTGTTTATGCCGGTGCGGAAGCGAGATTTTAA
- a CDS encoding substrate-binding periplasmic protein, which translates to MSAEVFKVYTEQNPPYNFLENGKVKGQATLLLEQLFQKSGHTIFENNIYLLPWTIGYHEVLNKKNTMIYSMARIHEREALFQWVGPIGKMTLGVIAKKSKHMIIASPDALHSYKIATIPGTSTEKALFDIGFRAEELDRFANLTSQLKKLKENRVDAIAFGVEAVWQLLREMGNDLSEYEVVYVLKESDLYFAFSKETNTKLIAELNETLKTLLK; encoded by the coding sequence TTGTCTGCCGAGGTTTTTAAAGTCTATACGGAACAAAATCCCCCTTATAATTTTTTAGAAAATGGAAAGGTTAAGGGTCAAGCAACTCTTTTGTTAGAGCAATTATTCCAAAAAAGTGGCCATACAATTTTTGAAAATAACATTTACCTTTTACCTTGGACGATTGGTTATCATGAAGTTTTAAATAAAAAAAATACGATGATCTACAGTATGGCTCGTATCCATGAGCGTGAAGCTTTGTTTCAATGGGTTGGTCCTATTGGAAAAATGACATTGGGAGTTATTGCCAAAAAAAGTAAACATATGATTATCGCATCGCCTGATGCCTTACATAGCTATAAAATTGCCACCATTCCAGGTACTTCAACTGAAAAAGCTTTATTTGATATTGGTTTTCGTGCTGAAGAATTGGATCGTTTTGCCAATCTCACTTCTCAGCTAAAAAAGCTTAAGGAAAACCGTGTCGATGCCATTGCTTTTGGTGTTGAGGCAGTATGGCAACTTCTCCGAGAAATGGGAAATGATCTCTCCGAATATGAAGTTGTTTATGTTCTCAAAGAGAGCGATTTGTATTTTGCCTTTTCAAAAGAGACCAATACAAAATTGATCGCAGAGCTGAATGAGACACTCAAAACCCTTCTAAAATAG
- a CDS encoding response regulator — MIRAMLYRVSLLQALAVMIVISLLLPLPLLMLTYANSTYKHKQEEFTTLNTKKFNLSSAIFVESLWNFYPELGQKMLDQLLLDPKLQFVHVDDSDGKLFLGWENKNKSGNDDNILLLRKKLEKDNIVVGSLEMGFIREDLIASIMADMSLFGYILFLQIFFLVVLISWIYYYKIIKPIRRLVEHSTLLAHQKLDEPFRWDENDEIGTLGFALDKTRIQLKSLFDSLKHENEILDEKVKQRTKELEDASRYKSEFLANMSHEIRTPMNAIMGMSHLMRKTAMNSTQLSYVNKIKEASSVLLRIINDVLDFSKIEAGKMEVESVAFDLHKELKKSCSIFSVLAKEKGIGFQCDFVESNRFFKGDPCKIMQIINNFLSNAIKFTKEGAVILSVDEKVNDDATSTLTFHVKDSGLGIPKEKQSLLFKAFGQLDASVTRKHGGTGLGLYICTQLASMMHGHITLESEEGRGSLFSFMISLPLAKGLDLQHENNNAANAYEPLRILLIIDQKKESDMLCDFIRSFGFFVTVQKSSDDVASQIKTIDKPHQLIILDSELSKGMNGVSFYEQLLQQVALVDMPPVLMLATNDDAEIKNRIYGAGIKSCLKKPINPSMLYDELVALSAGSSQTSLFDPSKIDLSQKRILVVEDNDINLEVATYLLKETHAKVEIARNGLEAVEIIQEQAHPFDLILMDVQMPLMDGYEATRIIRKELNILTPIVAMTANVMVQDIEKCIQSGMDAHIGKPFDIEDFYGTLLEVLHVSLSIAPKQQVNTQKRVKLHFNKKEAIKKLGGNEALWQKLFCSFYETYLLLPEKLHEFIQKEALTTLLDYVHTVKGLSGTIGVSLLEETLCLFEKSLKENTSIQDNLLEAVLNEHHSLLTTLRDEYNGIDPTMYQMLHAQSSEYSLEGSLKELKDALEISNVSKINLLVEQLSSVEILREHEVFKMLLLACKSFDFEAALEHLARVNEEITYG; from the coding sequence ATGATTAGAGCAATGTTGTATCGTGTCTCCTTATTGCAGGCATTAGCGGTGATGATTGTTATCTCGCTGCTATTGCCTCTACCGCTTTTGATGCTGACATATGCCAATAGCACTTACAAACATAAACAAGAAGAGTTTACAACACTCAATACCAAAAAATTTAATCTTTCTTCTGCTATTTTTGTTGAGTCTTTATGGAATTTTTATCCCGAACTTGGGCAAAAAATGCTTGATCAACTCCTTCTTGATCCAAAGTTACAATTTGTTCATGTTGATGATAGTGATGGCAAACTTTTTTTAGGTTGGGAAAATAAGAATAAGAGTGGAAATGACGACAACATTCTTCTTTTACGAAAAAAACTGGAAAAAGATAATATTGTCGTAGGAAGTTTAGAAATGGGCTTTATTCGTGAAGATCTCATTGCTTCTATTATGGCGGATATGTCACTCTTTGGCTACATCCTTTTTTTACAAATCTTCTTTTTAGTCGTGCTGATCTCTTGGATTTACTACTATAAAATTATTAAACCGATTAGGCGCTTAGTCGAGCACTCCACTCTTTTAGCACATCAAAAACTTGATGAGCCTTTTCGTTGGGATGAAAATGACGAAATAGGAACGCTTGGTTTTGCGCTCGACAAGACAAGAATTCAGCTTAAAAGCTTGTTTGACTCTTTAAAACATGAGAATGAAATACTTGATGAGAAGGTCAAACAACGAACGAAAGAACTTGAAGATGCCAGTCGGTACAAATCTGAATTCTTAGCCAATATGAGTCATGAGATTCGTACACCCATGAATGCTATCATGGGTATGTCACATCTTATGCGTAAAACAGCCATGAATAGCACGCAATTAAGCTATGTCAATAAGATCAAAGAAGCCTCTTCTGTGTTGCTTCGCATCATCAATGATGTTTTGGATTTTTCGAAAATCGAAGCAGGCAAGATGGAAGTTGAATCAGTTGCATTTGATTTGCATAAAGAACTTAAAAAAAGCTGCTCAATTTTCTCCGTTCTTGCTAAAGAAAAGGGGATTGGTTTTCAATGTGATTTTGTGGAGAGCAATCGCTTTTTTAAAGGTGATCCATGCAAAATCATGCAAATTATCAATAATTTTTTAAGCAATGCCATTAAGTTTACGAAAGAAGGCGCTGTTATTTTAAGCGTAGATGAAAAGGTCAATGACGATGCTACTTCAACCTTGACTTTTCATGTCAAAGATAGTGGCCTTGGCATTCCAAAAGAAAAACAGTCACTCCTTTTTAAAGCCTTCGGGCAACTGGATGCTTCAGTCACACGCAAACATGGAGGGACAGGACTAGGGCTTTATATTTGCACTCAGCTTGCTTCAATGATGCATGGACATATCACACTGGAAAGTGAAGAAGGAAGAGGAAGCCTTTTTAGTTTTATGATTAGCCTGCCTCTTGCAAAAGGGCTTGATTTACAGCATGAAAATAATAATGCAGCCAATGCCTATGAGCCACTGCGCATTTTACTGATCATTGATCAGAAAAAAGAGAGTGATATGCTGTGTGATTTTATTCGTTCATTTGGTTTTTTTGTCACTGTTCAAAAAAGTAGTGATGATGTTGCTTCGCAGATTAAAACCATCGATAAACCGCATCAGCTCATCATCCTTGATTCTGAACTATCAAAAGGTATGAATGGGGTCTCTTTTTATGAACAGTTGCTCCAACAGGTCGCTTTAGTTGATATGCCTCCTGTTTTGATGCTTGCAACCAATGATGATGCTGAGATTAAAAACCGTATTTACGGTGCTGGAATCAAATCTTGTTTGAAAAAACCGATCAATCCTTCAATGCTTTATGATGAACTTGTTGCATTATCGGCAGGAAGTTCTCAAACATCACTGTTCGATCCTTCAAAGATTGATCTTTCTCAAAAGCGTATTTTGGTTGTAGAAGATAATGATATTAACCTTGAAGTTGCAACCTATCTGCTCAAAGAAACCCATGCTAAAGTTGAAATTGCACGCAATGGGTTAGAAGCTGTTGAAATCATTCAAGAACAGGCGCATCCATTTGATCTTATCTTGATGGATGTTCAGATGCCTTTGATGGATGGGTATGAAGCTACACGCATTATTCGAAAAGAACTTAATATTTTAACGCCTATTGTGGCAATGACGGCTAATGTAATGGTGCAAGATATTGAAAAATGCATTCAATCGGGTATGGATGCACACATTGGTAAACCTTTTGATATTGAAGACTTTTATGGCACGCTGCTAGAGGTTTTACATGTAAGCCTTTCCATCGCTCCTAAACAGCAAGTCAATACTCAAAAACGTGTTAAATTACATTTTAATAAAAAAGAAGCCATCAAAAAATTAGGTGGTAATGAAGCACTATGGCAAAAGCTTTTTTGCAGTTTTTATGAGACCTATCTTCTTCTTCCTGAGAAGCTTCATGAATTCATCCAAAAAGAAGCATTAACAACACTTCTTGATTATGTACACACGGTCAAAGGACTTAGTGGTACGATAGGTGTGTCTCTTCTTGAAGAGACATTGTGTCTCTTTGAAAAATCTTTAAAAGAGAACACAAGTATTCAAGACAATCTACTTGAAGCTGTTTTAAATGAGCATCACTCTTTGTTAACGACACTGCGAGATGAGTATAATGGAATCGATCCTACAATGTATCAAATGTTACATGCACAATCTTCAGAATATTCTTTAGAAGGATCACTCAAAGAGCTTAAAGACGCCCTTGAAATATCAAATGTATCAAAAATAAATCTTCTAGTAGAGCAATTGTCTTCAGTTGAGATACTGCGCGAACATGAAGTCTTTAAAATGCTACTTCTTGCGTGTAAATCTTTTGATTTTGAAGCAGCATTGGAACATTTAGCACGTGTAAACGAGGAGATAACGTATGGCTAA
- a CDS encoding flagellar basal body rod C-terminal domain-containing protein, translating into MQINSTAMTAMSNWMNNSAQNVANVNTDNYNATQTTITNQNDAIVAQSSQSTNGTDLTTEFTDQIAIDKSFKANVETIKTQNEMLGSLLDMKA; encoded by the coding sequence ATGCAAATTAATTCTACTGCCATGACAGCAATGTCAAACTGGATGAACAACAGTGCACAAAATGTTGCAAATGTGAACACAGACAATTATAATGCAACGCAAACAACGATTACCAATCAAAATGATGCCATTGTCGCACAAAGCAGTCAATCAACCAACGGCACTGATTTAACAACAGAATTTACCGATCAAATCGCTATTGATAAAAGTTTTAAAGCGAATGTTGAAACGATTAAAACTCAAAATGAGATGCTTGGAAGCCTCCTCGATATGAAAGCATAA
- a CDS encoding MBL fold metallo-hydrolase RNA specificity domain-containing protein, which translates to MANVTSYGAASMVTGSCHLLEVDSLKILIDCGMIQGENWHDNYELFPFDPTLIDYLVLTHAHIDHIGRVPKLVKEGFHGEIIATDATLDIAYIMLLDSAGLLEEEYQTLLRKALRRGDENSVQEPLYTKEHVEQVFTKKLRRVLYDETIKLTPSVKLCLHNAGHIMGSAFVEVNYEEDTLHKSVVFSGDLGSKNRLLLNNLSPIKHADALFVESTYGDREHKVLEESIKEFKEAITQTIDAGGNVVIPSFALERTQEILWLLHQMHQEGSLHNCHVFLDSPLAIEATKIYKKYPAELNKTLGLRVSLGDDPFDFPELQYTLRKKDSMEINDVEKRAIIIAGSGMCNGGRVVHHLKQRIWNPKNAIIFVGFQVHGTLGRNIVDGEEFVRIYGEDIKVRAKVYTINGFSAHADRVDILAWIKQISGLNLIYLIHGETDKQELFKAYLHENIDTKVHIVKKEERIHL; encoded by the coding sequence ATGGCAAATGTCACATCGTATGGTGCAGCATCAATGGTTACAGGTTCATGTCACTTATTGGAAGTTGATTCACTAAAGATTTTGATAGATTGTGGAATGATTCAGGGCGAAAATTGGCATGACAATTATGAGCTTTTTCCGTTTGATCCTACGTTGATTGATTATTTGGTTTTAACGCATGCGCATATTGATCATATTGGACGTGTACCAAAACTGGTTAAAGAGGGGTTCCATGGCGAGATTATCGCAACCGATGCAACGCTCGATATTGCCTATATTATGCTTTTAGATAGTGCAGGTTTACTTGAAGAAGAGTACCAAACATTACTGAGAAAGGCACTTCGACGAGGCGATGAAAACAGTGTGCAAGAGCCGCTTTATACGAAAGAACATGTGGAGCAAGTCTTTACAAAAAAACTTCGTCGGGTTCTATACGATGAAACCATTAAACTCACCCCTTCGGTAAAGCTTTGCCTTCATAATGCAGGTCATATTATGGGAAGTGCCTTTGTTGAGGTCAATTATGAAGAAGACACTTTACATAAAAGTGTTGTTTTCTCGGGCGATTTGGGAAGCAAAAACCGCCTACTTCTCAATAATCTCAGCCCTATTAAACATGCAGATGCACTTTTTGTTGAATCAACGTATGGTGATAGAGAGCATAAAGTGTTAGAGGAGAGTATCAAAGAGTTTAAAGAGGCGATCACTCAGACGATTGATGCAGGTGGAAATGTCGTCATCCCTTCTTTTGCGTTGGAGCGAACACAAGAGATTTTATGGTTATTGCATCAGATGCACCAAGAGGGATCGTTGCATAACTGCCACGTTTTTTTAGACAGTCCTCTTGCCATTGAAGCAACAAAAATCTATAAAAAATATCCTGCAGAACTGAATAAAACATTAGGCTTACGCGTCAGTTTGGGGGATGACCCTTTTGATTTTCCAGAGCTTCAATATACGTTACGTAAAAAAGATTCGATGGAAATTAATGATGTTGAAAAACGCGCTATTATTATTGCAGGAAGTGGTATGTGCAATGGTGGAAGGGTTGTACACCATCTTAAACAACGCATTTGGAATCCCAAAAATGCCATTATTTTTGTGGGATTTCAAGTTCATGGGACATTGGGACGTAATATTGTTGATGGAGAGGAGTTTGTTCGCATTTATGGTGAAGATATCAAAGTGCGTGCAAAAGTTTACACGATTAATGGATTTTCTGCGCACGCAGACCGTGTGGATATATTGGCTTGGATCAAACAAATTTCAGGTCTCAATCTGATCTATTTAATCCATGGTGAAACCGATAAACAAGAGCTTTTTAAAGCCTATTTGCATGAAAATATTGACACTAAAGTACATATTGTTAAAAAAGAAGAGCGTATTCATCTTTGA
- a CDS encoding AMP-dependent synthetase/ligase, which translates to MHREENTLFHMFVKTYEQYKERKAFIYKVTDNEFEVTYEKLFEDVLVLSRAFKSKKIGKGSKVMFLCDNRYEWMVTDFALISLGAISIPRGCDTPTQELEFILEHSGAEFLIIENEQVYTRHETMLNTLKLKAIFILEAPKVHSLLTNLYSYHDLLKDRTIHADEIEAFCARKALLDEEDIVTLIYTSGTTGIPKGVIISHKNIMYNVEELPPLIALECDDVWVSILPSWHIFERAAEYLSIAKGSCTVYSTIKTFAADLEQYKPTIVATVPRLWESMYTKINTALEKKDPKKAKLFNKLVAISAAYKRADRVLKDELPCFKKRSILFTCKDKTIAFFKRLVLSPFNAIAQKKLALVQEKFGGRLRLAVSGGGALPDFLDTWIDAIGIRIVNAYGMTECAPTIAGRALQCNTFSTLGLPVRGTTLVVVDKEGALVGAGEIGEIWVKGEQVMQGYYHNPEENAKSFSEDGFFKTGDLGKLTIKGELVITGRSKEMIVLASGENVDPSRIESTIAMLPFITDAILVGHTKKGLGALIVPDFEKLKEYIASHFDKVVYNIEQVMEDKQIVAKIKSEMNDLLHQGQGFKPFEKLQNIHFLDQEFKVGEELTNTFKKKRHVIEKKYKEIIDKFIH; encoded by the coding sequence TTGCATCGTGAAGAAAACACGTTGTTTCATATGTTTGTCAAGACCTATGAGCAGTATAAAGAGAGAAAAGCCTTTATTTATAAGGTGACAGATAACGAGTTTGAAGTTACCTATGAAAAATTATTTGAGGATGTTTTAGTCCTTTCGCGTGCTTTTAAAAGCAAAAAGATAGGTAAAGGCTCAAAAGTTATGTTTTTATGTGACAATCGCTATGAGTGGATGGTCACTGACTTTGCACTCATCTCTTTGGGTGCGATTAGTATTCCAAGAGGATGTGATACTCCAACACAAGAGCTGGAATTTATTCTCGAGCATTCGGGTGCAGAGTTTTTGATTATTGAAAATGAACAGGTCTATACAAGACATGAAACAATGCTCAATACTCTTAAACTTAAAGCGATTTTTATTCTTGAAGCACCCAAGGTTCACTCTTTATTAACCAATCTCTATTCTTATCACGATCTGTTAAAAGATAGAACAATTCATGCAGATGAAATTGAAGCTTTTTGCGCGAGAAAAGCGCTTTTGGATGAAGAAGATATTGTGACATTGATTTATACATCTGGAACAACGGGTATTCCCAAAGGTGTCATTATCTCCCACAAAAACATTATGTACAATGTCGAAGAATTGCCTCCACTCATTGCCCTTGAGTGTGATGATGTTTGGGTTTCGATTCTCCCTTCATGGCATATTTTTGAACGGGCCGCCGAGTATCTTTCAATCGCAAAAGGGAGTTGTACGGTTTATTCGACCATTAAAACATTTGCGGCTGATTTAGAACAGTATAAACCAACGATTGTGGCTACAGTTCCTAGACTATGGGAGTCTATGTACACAAAGATTAACACGGCTTTAGAAAAAAAAGATCCTAAGAAAGCGAAACTTTTTAACAAATTGGTTGCTATTTCGGCTGCTTATAAACGAGCAGATCGTGTTTTAAAAGACGAATTACCCTGTTTTAAAAAGCGCTCCATACTCTTTACATGTAAAGATAAAACCATTGCCTTTTTCAAACGTTTAGTGCTGAGTCCATTCAATGCTATAGCTCAGAAAAAATTAGCACTTGTGCAGGAAAAATTTGGGGGAAGACTTCGTTTGGCTGTGAGTGGAGGCGGAGCACTTCCTGATTTTTTAGATACATGGATTGATGCGATTGGCATTCGTATTGTCAATGCCTATGGTATGACAGAGTGTGCGCCAACGATTGCAGGACGTGCGTTGCAGTGCAATACATTTTCAACATTGGGCTTGCCTGTGCGCGGTACAACACTTGTGGTTGTTGACAAAGAAGGTGCGTTAGTCGGTGCAGGCGAAATTGGGGAAATTTGGGTTAAAGGTGAGCAAGTCATGCAAGGCTATTACCATAACCCCGAAGAAAATGCTAAAAGTTTTAGTGAAGATGGCTTTTTTAAAACAGGTGATCTTGGAAAATTGACCATCAAAGGTGAGCTGGTCATTACTGGTCGATCTAAAGAGATGATCGTGCTTGCAAGTGGTGAAAATGTTGATCCTAGCCGTATTGAATCAACGATAGCCATGCTGCCTTTTATTACGGATGCTATTTTAGTAGGTCATACAAAAAAAGGGTTAGGTGCGCTTATTGTGCCTGATTTTGAAAAATTAAAAGAGTATATTGCATCTCATTTTGATAAAGTGGTCTATAATATTGAACAGGTCATGGAAGATAAACAGATTGTGGCTAAAATCAAAAGTGAGATGAACGATCTCTTGCATCAAGGACAAGGATTTAAACCTTTCGAAAAGCTCCAAAATATTCATTTCTTAGACCAAGAGTTCAAAGTAGGTGAAGAGTTGACGAATACTTTCAAAAAGAAACGTCACGTTATAGAAAAAAAATACAAAGAGATTATCGACAAATTTATACATTAA